A genomic segment from Necator americanus strain Aroian chromosome III, whole genome shotgun sequence encodes:
- a CDS encoding hypothetical protein (NECATOR_CHRIII.G13282.T1) has protein sequence MTPINELMLQFEHQLGIQHRSRTVTGVRQRAVAGPFLFNFVIDYIMRRTVDQSPVDIVLAPAYGVLLRPDKMRADLDLFETSNWN, from the coding sequence ATGACACCAATCAACGAATTAATGCttcagttcgaacaccagctggGTATACAACACCGTTCGAGGacggtaactggagtaagacagagggcagtggcaggacccttcttGTTCAACTTCGTCATTGATTatattatgcgaagaacagtcgatcagAGCCCTGTCGACATTGTTTTAGCGCCAGCTTATGGAGTACTTCTACGTCCTGATAAAATGCGAGCAGAtctggatctcttcgagacttCGAACTGGAATTAG